One Populus nigra chromosome 16, ddPopNigr1.1, whole genome shotgun sequence genomic window, ACTATAAATCTAAATTAAGATTCGGATGGGTTGAAGGATCGTCGtcgtatctctccttcaaccaaGTGTTATATGtatcatggaaaaaaaagtcagcaaattcaaaaaattattaaaaacaacacACCACAAAGTGTTGAGCATGTGTTTCCTTATAAAGCTTCATCAAGCTTGATTCGCATCCAAAAACCGTAGCCTATAATAGAAAATTGTTGTTAGTTAAACATATttataagaagataaaaaaaatgtaattaaaaaaacaatcttatcATTCGTTTCACATGCAAATTGAATAGGATGGAGTTGTTGGTATGCGTGGTAACGAAACTGTGAACATGTTGGTTCCAGTTATTTGCACCGAAGTGTAATTGTTGCACAAAACAATCGGATGTCAGGTGTTGAATATATTCCATCCACACGGCCTCTGAgacgtacaatggtctgaaaTCCTTCCAAAACCGCCATCTCCTTTCAGTCTGGAagctctctttctttcacatattTCTTGGCTTTCTTTTGCGCCTTGTACTAAAAAGCATGCAACCTATAtgatacaaataaattatttgttagtaaatgaataataaaactgAATAAAAGGCTTTAAAACATTATCTTGATCTCAATCTTATTTAGTTACAGCGTGATTCTTTCAAACCCTCATTGCAATATCGTTGTCAACTCtatctcattcaattttttccttccagttaaaatttttacaagaaaatttcattaatattaataaattaaccgaattaacataataaaaaaaatatttaagttaatactaacCTTAAACCTTTCGAACCATGCATCAATCATAGGTTTCCATTTAGGATATTTGGAAACTTAACTCtattgaaacaatgaaattttcatcaacgatttcatTATCGATGTTTTGGTTCTGGAACCCTCAATGTTTGTAAACCTAAAATTGATGATGttgcttgaaattattttttaaaaaattattaatatgttGTTCTGAAGCGAAAATAAACTTACATTAAAAGGTCGTTCTTCCATTGAGCTTGGTGCTTCCAGGTAAATAGATCTTACTGTGTAGAGACCCCCCTCAACGTGGTAGGATCGCACTCGATGAGCCCGCGTCGAGTGTGGTTTCTTGTGTCTCAAGTGTCTGTTCTTGGCAACACCGCACGACTTATAGTAGTTAGAAGCACTGCTAGTTAGAAGTACCAAAAGCAATCATGTTTGTACGATGTGTTATTGACTTTTTCCTAAAcatccaaacaaattaaaagattaagaaaCCTCAAACCattcataattaaaagaaaatccgGCAACACCTCTCTTATATGAGAAATTAcccaaattttttaaacttgcaaatacacaataatttaaattggatTACaacaaacaaatttattttatttcaatccatgtcaatcaaataatttcaattatgttaatttaaccaaattttcaattaactttGTTATGGACCATTTGCGAAATGATCATAGGAGGttaatataaacacattaaagGACTTGTAGTATCaatatttcacattaaaaactaTTCATTTATCCTAGCTAttatattatctatttttatttttatatatatttatgatgactactatttttttatttttaaataatttttatttttcatgaaattacaAATAGTTTGTTAACACCAGGAAATCAATTAGCTAACcatattaataacaaacaattaaaaaaaattaaaaattccaaCAATCTACATTCAATCattaaagaacataaaaattaaaaaaaaataaaacaattctaaCAACTTTTATacaatcattaaatttaatgaaaaattaaaaaaatttaaaacaatttatatacaatcattaaataacaaaaattttaaaaaatcctaaCAATCTATATACAATCATTGAAgagtagaaaatataaaataagtaaaaaatttcCAAACATTTATACAACTATtaataacagaaaaataaaataaaataaaaatttccatcaacatttatgcaattatttataagataaaaataaaaaaaataaaaaattgccataaaaatttataaaaaaatatttataacagaaaaaaataaaaaaaataaaaattaccattgacatttatacaattattaataacaaaaacatataaaaaatgtaaaaaaaaaacacaagaaaaatataaggaaaaacaaaaatcttaccttaattttgagttttcatAAGCccgagaaaagaagaaaaatctaaacaaatcattaaataataagagaaaaggatAGGGAGAAAAGAGGAGGAGACATACTTATGTgtggaagagaagaaaagagaatgggttgaggagagaaggagagagagaagagaaagaaagatgaagatttgggaggagaagagaaaagctacaaaggaagaaaaaagaagagatgtGTCTGTCTATTCTGATTTTAGAGATTCTGTCtttaatttagagtttttttaccGATAATTTTGCCAATggtcaattaaatattaatttttttaattttttaatctgtgGTTTTCTCTATAAGTCTAAttggaatttttaatttaataaaaaaattatagaaacacGCTAAGTATTACTGACGTCTTtactattagaaaattaaacattaatatattagttGTTTCATCGACATTTCTACTTGTCAAGTCTAATTgtagttttcaatttaataaatttttttcagaaacacGCTAAGTATTATTGATGTCTTTAGtgtcataaaattaaaaattaatattttaattgtaccATTAGTGTTTCCATCTATCAAGtctaattgaaattttcaatttaatccaaaaCTTTTAGAAACCCACCACATATCACTGATGCCTTTACCAAcagtaaattaaatattaatatttttaatttttctgtcggtgtatttgtttgtaatcgTCTGTAAAgtctaattgaaaattttgatttaatctataaaatttcataaaccCACCAACTATCACTGATGCCTGTACTGatggtaaattaaaaattaatattttaattcttcTGCTGGCAATTATGTCTGTCAagtctaattaaaattttcaatttaatctaaaattttcaGAAACCCACCAACTATCACCGACTACTTTTCAGTATCTCAGTGATTTTATCTGCAAAGAACAATAATAAACAATGCAAGTGAAAAGTGAACAGTACCTTAACTCTCAGAAAAATACCAACATACATTAACCATCTAAGATCCTGTATGcactgaataataataaaaagtgcAAGTGTTAAGTGAATTGTACCTTAGCTCTTGAAAAAATACCGACAAATATTTGTTATCGGTGACCTCGTATACATTGAACACAATGAACAATGCAATTGAGAGGTGAAAAGCACCAATACTCTCAAGAATATACTGGTGACCTTAATTCATCAATGTGTCTATTAGTGTTTTCTAGGGTTGTTGGCATttctattgataaaaaaacaatttatgctGCCATATTGTAATCATATTCCTTATATATCCATCCTACAAGTATTTAAAATCACAACAGCACCCAACACAATAACATCACatttttgtataataataaaatcacataaaataaatgtttcattatgatttaataataaatattgtcattgcattaaagttaatttcatctagaaatattacattatagtttatAGAATTACACATTCGTGTTGTGCAAACtgatcaaaattattttcttctttaatttcatcattgtcATATCCATCACAATCTTCTATGTTGAtgtcattattatcattatcttcacttatttatgtatgtttgttggtttttaaaatattatttaactcaTAAACATCAATATCAACCACAAAAGTAATCTCAActatataaaattgaattttcttctaaaggAACAaaatgtctatttttttttttcgggaTAGCTAAGTACATCACTCCACAAAACACAAACCCAGTCCCATCACATACACAACCCTAGAACAGCCAAAACCAAACAACATCAACGCAACCCTctctaaataaatgaaaaatcaaccaaaacCATGTatcctgataaaaaaaaaaaaacatagttgcAGCCACACGAATACAGAGCATACATGACAAAATTCCCAATCTATCAAGATTGGAAGCCCCTAGAAAAACCACAGACCAAATATCAGGCCCTTGTCCTGAACAGTccagttattttttaagtaaaccTCGGCTAACCCATTTATCTAAAACCTCGaaagaaatcaaaacagaagagaaaatcacaaagaaaTCATAGTAATTGgggttttttagataaaagaaactcatagtaaaaaaaaaaaatggagagaaCATAAGCAGAGAGTGAAAAATAAAGGCTTAGCTCTTCAAATCATCGCTGACAAAACCATCTCTCGCTAAGCCAGTCCCTACCTCAGAAGCGCCTCACTCCTCTCCCATATGGGCCATATCGTCTGTCTGTTCTgtgatttcttttatattctctGCAGATTTGTACTCTCTGAGCGCGCTCTCTCTGGTGAAAACAAGGAGAGGACAAGAGCGAAAATAAACTTGGCAGATATTGATCCACGTTTCCATgaacagaaataaaaaaataaaaaactggaAACACCCTTCtctaaatacaaatatatttattaaatccaatccaaaaactgatttaataaaaaaaaaccaaattttagATTACATGGAATAActcgaaaatataaaaataaataaaaaatttactataaaTCACTCTAATATCCTCTcagatcaagaaaaataaataatgtaaaTCTCTTTCACTAATTcactttactaaaaaaaaacttgaagaacAACATGCAGTGCTACAACATTGAAGCATTACAATTGGAAGCACACAAAAGTGATGTTCATAATACCAGTATTTTTTAGTGTAAGATCAAGCATACAAATACATAGTactacaacatgatttttacaAATGCATAGTACTATAGTACAAATACTTAGTACTATAGCATGATGCATACAAATACATAGTACTACAACATGATGCATACAAATACATTTGTCTTTGAAAACTTTTATACATCAACTTAGATCTGCTGTTCCTGCTGTCACTGTGATACCTGAAGAAAAACCTACTGTTTTTGTTAATGAACAAATGCAATACATCCTCTCTTTGATTTGTTTccttgagaaacaatagatcaactatatatatatatatatattaacccaAAGTTCTACTATATAGAACAATATCCTCTTCTCAATTTGGCCTAGAAATTCATCTAAATAATTAACTAGTTAGCAAAAAACACAATATACCCACGATCATGTGTACGGTAGTGTTTTCATAGATCCCCAGACAATGTGTACTGTAAGGATTTTGATGCAGACTATTTCTAAAAGGTTATGCAGACAATAAACCCTCAAACTTTTCATTGCCAGGAAAAGTTCCTCTACACCTATTTTTGATAATGCAGGCTGTCATATGATCAATCTTCATAGTCAAAAGTGTGACTATTGccattattcaaaaataaaaagaacaatcgATTGATTAATGGCACCACATCAAACAAATGGTGCCTACGATCTTGATAAGGGCTAATAAATTTGTGGTTTATATGCTTGGAATCAAACAAGTGCAACAGAAAAAAATTCCTATTATGAAGAACAAAGGGAGAAGAAAGTCAATGACCCCCTCTTTGTGGCTCTGGTTGCTAAGATTTTCACAAGTAAATCGTTCTTTTCTTTGATTGCTAGTTGGAAGGAATTGGAAAGAAGAAAGGAGGAAcatgagaagaagaggaaagggTCAGGATTTGTATccctaaaacaaaacaagatcgttttgttaattagaaaaatacatGTCAGGTCTCTCCCTGTTGCAGGATCAACTAGACTCATCCGGGTCAAATGCAATTCCAGTTTTTACCATGGTTAAATCAGGTCGACTGGGTTCGAGTTAACCCACAAAGTGgagttttattattaatgtatttgaTACTGtagtagcggttgcttttcaaataatttttcgtgttaaaatacatgctaatgattttttttattttaaaaaaattatttttgatatcagtatatcaaaacaattcaaaatgtacaaattatattaaattttaacaaaaaaaatttaaaattttttaaaaacttaatttacatCTTGTTCCAAACATTTTCTAATACTCTCATACCACTTACCACTTTCCATTTAACACATTTAAGGGCACAATTTGTCACTACAGTATTAAAATCCTCAGTTAAATCATTTACAGTAGACAAGGTAGTGACTCagtacttttagtttttttcttaattaataataataataataattcaaaatagtGTTTATAGTTGTattatttaaagttatttaataGAACCCTAGCTTGACTAGTGCAAGGGATCATTATTGCTAAATTACAATtcaactaataaaatttaaaatttaatgagttaaTATGTATCTAACAtgtaaaatcaaactaaaaacttaaaaaccaataaaattagatttaacttATACAAAATTGGTAAACTCGGTTTGATTTTAcgagtttactaaatttataatataaactaaGTTAGGTTCAAATTTAGCCTTAAAATATCTGTTGACTAGTGTTGCAAGATTGAACATATCTTTCAAACCGTACATTGaataaagctgaaattttataggaaaatatCAGACGCGTGAAAATATATCATGGTAATTTTTCAGATCAAATAGAGTGCAGGAACATAATATTGTAGAGGTTCAAAGCTAATAGACGAATATTGTTAAACATGTCAAACTAGATCTTCATGTATTGTTTGAGAGATATCTAGAGCTATTAATAGAATTTTGCTACGATTAAAGTTGGGCTAAAAACTAAACATATGAAACTTTTCATAGGCCCAGTAATTCATTCAGAGAGAGAATGACATGTTTGAATCAAGATTCAAATTTGTTGAGAATATGCAAAAATTGGAGATTCGAGCTACATAGaagaattttaacatgaaaacttttttcattattctattttatttgtttatttaattttgaataattattttgaatttgatttttttttctaacttattaaacattgtttaggggtctatttgattattaaatttatattagttaattattagtttaagCTCGTTAACTTTCAACCCAAAAAGAGATCATTAGGTTCATGTCTGTTTCATACCTTTTAGTAATTTCTCTGTATTgagaagttttttttcaaaaactttttatttcttcatatcattaatttattaatttatactatatatctccctcatattttaatataatttatttttttagttcgaatttttattatataattaattaaaaaaatttacttataaatttattatctgaatttatattatatttttaaatattaaaaaactatttttaacccCTTTGTAAggtaccataaaaaaaattgaatcaattaaAGGGATAAAATTCgtgacattattttatttttattttgccgaaaagaaaaagaaaacctagaACTTGCCTCGGTTTACCATTCCTCTTTCAGTTTCCTAATCAACCCTTTATATTTATACTCTCATTTTCTCTGGTAATAATTTATCAGACCAGGCAAGGATGTTGATGACCAGGATGTTGTCACGCCTTTCGAGGAGCGTGGGCCGACGCTCTCTGGTTCTACACTCTCCGTCTCCGTCCCATAATCACCACCTCTTGCCGATCCTCTCTCATCAGTTTCACTCTCTTGTTCACGAGTATGGATATCCTGACAAGGTGCGTTCCTTTTTTACTAATCAATTTTCACCTCAGGGTTCTCGCTAGGGTTTAAGGATTTGACTcttaatattttcctttttctccttGGGTTTTTCTTTTCGTGTCTGATTTCCTTTTAGGTTTTTGCTAGGGTTTAAGGATCTGACGTCagaatttggttttttatggGTTGTTCtttcttagtttttattttttattttctagggtttaaggttttttattcaaattactCAGAATTGATTTCATGGTAAGTTTTTGCTAGGGTTTAAGGATCTGACGTCAGAATTTGGGTTTATATGggttccttcttctttttttccctagGGTTTAAGGATTTTGACTCAAATTACTCAGAATTTGGCATCATGTCTGATTTCATGGTTATCCTAGGGTTTAAGGATTTTGACTCAAATCACTGGGATGAGGATTTTATTTGTGcattttggtttttgttattCATGGGTTGGGTTTTGCTAAGGTTTaggaaatttcaaattttatgacTTGAAGTTGAGATTGAGATAGCAGTACaccattatttaattttgaaatcattATATGACCAATGTTCACTTGTTGCCTTCTGCTTCAAATTTGCAAGTTCTAATAGTTTACTGAGAGAGCAAGTAAAATCTAATTGCCTTTCTACTATCATTTGGGGGTTTTAAtcaagagtttttatttttatttcatttatgttgTTGAATTAATTGAACTAACCTTGAATTAAAACATCTGATTACATTGTCCATAACATGCAATAAGTTATATGTGGGTATCGTAGTGGGTATTGTCAGtgccatttaaattttttgggctCAGCTTATGGAGGGGAGCAGTCTGGAGTTACTATCCAACATTGTCAATGTTGGAGTTCGTTTTTTCTATGTTGAAATATCATTCCTTTTATGATTGTTGTTTTATGACTTCTAATTAGTGTGCACATGTGTGTTAGTTCCTCTGATCTATTTAAGAgtccactaatatttctttcataataCAAATAGTTGGATTTGACTTTCAGTCATTTCAAAGTACTtcgggtttttttatatttgattgctTCTTGACTAGTTTGAAAtcccctttttaatttttctccagtgttttaatgttttataactTGCATGTCCTGTTTCAGTGTATTACAAGGAAGGTGTGTCTGTTTCATCATTCAGCACTAAACTCCCCTCCTTTTCAAAATTTTGGGTTCACTTCATCTGCATCTCCTGAGCCTACTGAAAAGGAGCAGGGGAGTGCTGTAGACTCCAACTGTGATCCCACAAATGCAGAGTCAGGAAAAACAAATGGAAGTGCAGACCTTTCTGATGAGACAGAAGATTCAGTTTTGCGTGAGACCAAAGAGTCAGGTTTCAACTCAGAGTCCCAACAAACCATATCCCGATCTGTTAAAAGGAGGAGAGGTACTAAACGAACTGACTATTCTGATTCAGATTCTGAGGCTGGGAGTGATCTATCTATGGATGATTTGGTGAAGCTTGTGGCGGAGAAGGAGGAACTCCTGGAGGCAAAGCATAAGGAGATTGAGACAATGCAAGATAAAGTTCTCCGCGCATATGCTGAAATGGAAAATGTCAAGGAAAGAACAAAACGTGAAGCAGAGAACTCTAAAAAGTTTGCCATACAGGTCAGCTTCACCTAATGACAGCATGCTTTTCTTCCTTCCtgtcattcttttttttgttggaaatgtGGATTCATTAATTATCTTTTTGGTTATTCTTGTATCTGGAATTTTAACTGAATGTGTTCTCAAAATATGTGCCTCAGAATTTTGCAAAGAGCCTACTTGATGTTGCAGACAATTTGGGAAGAGCTTCATCAGTTGTCAAAGGCAATTTCTCAAAAATTGATGTTTCTAATGACACTGCTGAGGTAGTGCCACTCCTTAAGACGCTTTTGGAAGGAGTTGAAATGACTGAGAAACAGCTTGGAGAGGTAACATTTCTTGTTACATCATCAGCCATCACCTCACCTCACCTCACAGCCTTCTCTGTATGTATACATTTTACGTTTGTATTAAATCATTGCTCAAACAACCATGTGATGTTTTGGATTTCAGGTATTTAAGAAGTATGGAGTAGAGAAATTTGATCCAACAAATGAGCCATTTGATCCACACAGGCATAATGCAATATTCCAGGTTCCAGATGCTTCTAAGCCTCCAGGGACAGTAGCTGCTGTTCTCAAGGTATTCATTGAATATAATCAAGCTCTTTTATTGATTAACCATATAACTCACTGTTAACCATTTGATTGAAATTATTGTTGATacagtttctttatttttcatcaactgGAAAACAATATTTAGTTATTGATATgtgattatgatttttattgtttctttttgttattgttcCATTGTTGCAACTAGAATTATTTCTCAGGGAATGCTAGCAGTAGTCAGTTGACAGCTTTTCGCGACAATCGCCTTAATATTAAGCCATGTAGTAAGTAGAGTTAGAAAGGAACACGGGAAACCAGTTACACTTGCTATATTaactttttacttttaaatcgataaagaatctctctctctctctctctctctctctcaccccATCCTGTGTCACTCTCCCCTTAAATCATTTTATCAAACTGAGAATTTTGAAACCATGTGTGAACTGTGAAGAGACAGACCCAAAGCATAAATAGAAGGGTGAAACAGACGGACCCTTTTCTTTGCATTTTCAGTTTCTTTCCTATTTCCGGCTAATTTGACATGATGCTTTTATCCCCGGAGGtcatgcaatttcaattttgagGTTTGCCTCCATGACCAATTTGAAAAGAAGCCCTGTTCtcgtactttttttttttttgatgatgaCCCAGTTGGAGATTATCTATAATCCACTTTGGTTTTGAGCATACTCAACCTACTGTATGGGGTTATGAGTTAAAATCTTTGATTCATTCTAATCTAACATGGATGGGATCATATATTGGAGATTGTTTATAAGTGAGATTTGGGGGGGATGGTGTGGTACTTGCTCTTGTTGTGCTGTGATAATGCTAtaactcagtttttctttttcttcacttAACTTTTTAACTGGTTGCCATGGATGTTACTGGCTATGTGGACATTAATGATGGGGAATGTTACTAGTAACTGTCACTAGCATTCCCCTTTTTATCTTTCGGTAGAATATCTTTTCTTGCCTTTCTCTATGACCAAGCCTGATGCATGTGGTATTACTATTAATCGCATTTGTAAAGCTTTTTTGGCTGTTTCTGAAAATTCACAGTTGCTCGTGACTAGTATTTGATTTAAAGTGTTACTGAAATGCTACCTTGTTGTATCTTTACAGGCAGGATACATGCTCCATGACAGAGTTATTCGACCAGCTGAAGTTGGCGTTACTCAAGCAGTGGAGAATGGTGCTGAAGCAAATGAATAGGGAGTAGGAAGGCACTTATACTTGAAGACATGACATGGTAGAGATTCCAAAGTTTTGTGTTCTTCCCAGGAGAATGAGATGTAACATTTCTTGTCACATTCAACTGTGCCTTGAAAaggacttggtttttttatttctccatgATCTCTTATAGTCtggacttggttttttttatttctccatgATCTCTTATAGTCTTCGAAGATGACGCAATGATAGGGCCTTTGCTCTGAATAATCTTCATGCTTTAGATGCTGTTTTGAGCTAGAGGAGGATGGACTGCGATTTGTTGACAGTTGGGACGTATCATTTGGAGCTACTGGTATCACTGCTTTCATGTTATTTTGTGTTCATGACTTTAGAGGACTGCTTTCTGTTGTGTTGTAGAAAAGAAGTGTCTCATCATGGAAGCAAGTGTTCGCAATTTGTGGGAGGAGATTCAACCAAAATATTCAGATAATTATCGAACCCGCGCATATTGCACTTCTGGAAGCGGAATCAACAGCAGTGTTCACAATCCTTGCCATGACTTTCGAGTAATTTTGGATCTGAAACAAGTCTCATGACATGgatgtttcaattttttctagGGTTTTCTGCTAGCGCCTAGTCTTGAGAAGCACTCAAGTCTCGAGATTATAGTGGCATGTGTTCggaagaaatagataataaccaTTCATATCAAAACCTGTAAACCCCTAATACGCAAGACCGGACTCTGCAAATTAAGAACACTCGTGCAAGCATGCACAATGTTGGAGGCGTCTACGAGGACCAAGCCTCAGGCAACAAGTATATGCCTAGGGTTGGGAACAAGTCACCGAGTATGTAATAGGCTTGGGGATTGAAGGTGCCGATTTCCTGGCATCGTATCTTCTTGCAAGAACAAAGAATTAGGACTATTGTTGTCTTTGAAAGACATTTCATAGGGCAAGACAGACAGATGGAGAGAGAACAAAGAATTAGGACTATTGTTCTTTGAAAGATATTCGATAGGGCAAGACAGACAGATCGAGAGAAGATAGAGAATGAACAGTCAAAATGCCACCCCAGGATGATGCCAAAAACATGGATGACATATGCTTAATGTTACAAGCAATGGTGCGTGGAACCAGATATTTATGCAAAGGAAAACAGCAGTGTTTGAACCAGCAAAGAATTAGTCTTTAGTTAATCGAGGACCCCAagtataattcaataaaaataattagtcttttaaatttaaataaaatgctAGCAATTTCCATTATAAATAGTGTTAAGAGATTTAAGAATAGGATCCAATGAATTATTTCTGAACTTTTAGTTTTGAACTTGGAGGTCCGAGCTACCTTTGAAAATgcctagaatttttttattttagtttttgcaaTTAAGTTCTTAGTTCCtaaatttcaattcaatccaTTTATATCTCTTAAATCctcatttcaataaaataacctgaatctttttagaaaattcaattataaattccacaattttaatacattgaaaTGAGATTCATTATAACTTGGTATTAGAACTATTGATCATGGCAAATGGAACACACATGTCACAATTAATTGAAGCAGTAGTGGAGATGAAGCAACAATTAAATCAACATATACAACAGAGGGTACTTGAAGATCTAGTGCAACAACTAAAACAATTTCAACCAAAGTAGATCATCTTGCAAAGGCTAAGGGGAAGAGACTAGTAGATTCACCACTTAACAACCCCATCACTTTAATTTATGGGCACCACCAACAAGAGATAGAGCCACCGAATGACCAGCAGATTTAGTTGAGAATGATCAGATTGGATTTTCCCGAGGTTTAATAGGGAAGATCCCATGGGTCGGGTGTATAAGGAAAACCATTTCTTCTATTGCCATAATACTAAACTACAACATAGATTGTTTATGGCTAGTTCTCACATGGAGGGAAAAACAATCGTATGATTCCGAGAAATGGACGAGACAAAAGCAATGACAAGTTGGGATTCATTGTTAAAAGCTATACAAATTTGTTTTGGAAAGTCTTTCTAGGACAATCCTAtggaataattaatttctttaagaCAAATGCCCCGATGGAGAATTACAAGTTCTAATTTGAAGTCATTTCAAATAAGGTCAAAGGCATATCGAAGACCCATAAgctaatttgtgttttttttaatgaaaaaaagaggttAAATTGGGTGTAAGAATGTTTAACCtgcttaatttaattattgtttatagGCTAACCTAAATGCAGGAGGATAGCTTAAGAAACCTCAGAAAAAATTAGAGGCTCAATGCTAGTTTAAATTCTATTAAGTCAGGGGTAGAGAGCTCAAGAAGGCTAGATGGAAAATCTAGCATTACTATACAGAGGTTAACtcctgtttaattaaaaaaaaaaaggagaaaaggttTTGTTTCAAGTGTAACAAGTGGATTCCATGCCATGATAGGCAATCCTAATCTTAGGACCATGAAGGTTAGGGCTAAGGTTGGTAATTTAACTATAATAGCTCTGATTGATATAGGTAGCACTTATGATTTTATTCCCCCTTAAAATGACTGAGAGGACGGGCATAGAGATATAAGCTCAACGATTTATGAGAGTACAAGTTGTTGATGATACACGAATTAACAGTGAAGGGGAATGTGCaaactttaaattcaaaattcaaagaaacCATTTTGTGTCATAGGCTATAGTGTTACCCTTAG contains:
- the LOC133675151 gene encoding grpE protein homolog 2, mitochondrial-like isoform X2, whose amino-acid sequence is MLMTRMLSRLSRSVGRRSLVLHSPSPSHNHHLLPILSHQFHSLVHEYGYPDKCITRKVCLFHHSALNSPPFQNFGFTSSASPEPTEKEQGSAVDSNCDPTNAESGKTNGSADLSDETEDSVLRETKESDSEAGSDLSMDDLVKLVAEKEELLEAKHKEIETMQDKVLRAYAEMENVKERTKREAENSKKFAIQNFAKSLLDVADNLGRASSVVKGNFSKIDVSNDTAEVVPLLKTLLEGVEMTEKQLGEVFKKYGVEKFDPTNEPFDPHRHNAIFQVPDASKPPGTVAAVLKAGYMLHDRVIRPAEVGVTQAVENGAEANE
- the LOC133675151 gene encoding grpE protein homolog 2, mitochondrial-like isoform X1 codes for the protein MLMTRMLSRLSRSVGRRSLVLHSPSPSHNHHLLPILSHQFHSLVHEYGYPDKCITRKVCLFHHSALNSPPFQNFGFTSSASPEPTEKEQGSAVDSNCDPTNAESGKTNGSADLSDETEDSVLRETKESGFNSESQQTISRSVKRRRGTKRTDYSDSDSEAGSDLSMDDLVKLVAEKEELLEAKHKEIETMQDKVLRAYAEMENVKERTKREAENSKKFAIQNFAKSLLDVADNLGRASSVVKGNFSKIDVSNDTAEVVPLLKTLLEGVEMTEKQLGEVFKKYGVEKFDPTNEPFDPHRHNAIFQVPDASKPPGTVAAVLKAGYMLHDRVIRPAEVGVTQAVENGAEANE